Proteins found in one Leptolyngbya sp. CCY15150 genomic segment:
- a CDS encoding DEAD/DEAH box helicase has product MVAQPVSSTSTPQLRPYQSQLIKDLYEKLAAGHRRVAIIAGTGAGKTVISGQICAHTESRGCRLLFLVHLDVLVGQTYEKMQSFGLHCGFIKAGWPEDPTAPIQIASIQTMAKRDWWRTWPAHMVFYDEAHTTVFSQIGQEVLYTTHAKAVHLAMTATPYRLGKEQLGDHMETLVHSPVPSELQKMGFLAKMQYFGMPKGTQMSLEGVRTVAGDYDERDLKNACDRPELVQRIVDEWQRLTSNKRTIAFCVDIDHARHVAEAFTAAGVPADVVSGNTPIKERQQLYADLKQGKLMVLTSCNVISIGFDEPSVEVGLLLRPTQSKALHQQQIGRVMRISPATGKTHGIILDQAGNLQRLGFPDDIQSYRLPTSKETNGQPTVPAKQCPSCNRLVWSFLLECPDCGHEWPSEAELLTDDLVELLSDEQLRQLREQRMRRFLKRRRPKDFRDNNSPNWTRHAFFEKFGCHPKDEWLRGCIFGDAPTDSDRQRYKQYLMAIAQQQRKPLTWVIEEFQLEFGAEQWKAQFPELFR; this is encoded by the coding sequence ATGGTTGCCCAACCGGTTTCATCCACCTCTACTCCCCAACTGCGTCCCTATCAATCGCAACTGATTAAAGATCTCTACGAAAAGCTGGCGGCAGGGCATCGGCGCGTTGCCATTATTGCCGGGACGGGGGCGGGAAAGACCGTCATCAGTGGGCAGATTTGTGCCCATACAGAGTCGCGGGGCTGTCGGCTCCTGTTTCTCGTGCATTTAGATGTGCTGGTGGGGCAAACCTACGAAAAAATGCAGTCCTTTGGGCTACACTGCGGCTTTATCAAGGCGGGTTGGCCTGAAGATCCCACCGCGCCCATTCAAATCGCCAGCATCCAAACCATGGCCAAGCGAGATTGGTGGCGAACTTGGCCGGCCCATATGGTGTTCTACGATGAGGCCCACACCACGGTGTTTAGCCAGATTGGCCAAGAGGTGCTCTACACCACCCATGCCAAGGCGGTTCACTTAGCCATGACCGCCACGCCTTACCGACTGGGCAAAGAACAACTGGGCGATCATATGGAAACCCTAGTGCATTCGCCAGTGCCGTCGGAACTGCAAAAGATGGGCTTCTTGGCCAAGATGCAGTACTTTGGCATGCCGAAGGGCACCCAGATGAGCTTGGAGGGCGTGCGGACGGTGGCAGGGGATTATGATGAGCGGGATCTAAAAAATGCCTGCGATCGCCCTGAACTTGTGCAGCGCATCGTGGATGAGTGGCAGCGGCTGACGTCGAATAAGCGCACCATTGCCTTCTGTGTGGATATCGACCATGCTCGCCATGTGGCAGAAGCCTTTACGGCAGCGGGGGTTCCGGCGGATGTGGTGTCGGGCAACACGCCGATTAAAGAAAGACAGCAGCTCTATGCCGATCTCAAACAGGGCAAGCTGATGGTGCTGACCTCCTGCAACGTGATTAGCATTGGCTTTGATGAGCCCAGTGTGGAGGTGGGGCTGCTGCTGCGCCCCACCCAGTCGAAGGCGCTGCACCAACAGCAAATTGGCCGGGTGATGCGCATCTCTCCCGCCACGGGCAAAACCCACGGCATCATTTTAGATCAGGCGGGTAATCTGCAGCGTCTGGGGTTTCCAGACGATATCCAGTCCTACCGATTGCCCACCTCTAAAGAGACGAACGGTCAACCGACGGTGCCCGCTAAGCAATGCCCGTCTTGCAATCGCTTAGTTTGGTCGTTTCTGTTGGAATGTCCTGACTGTGGGCATGAATGGCCCAGCGAAGCAGAACTGCTCACCGATGACCTAGTAGAGCTGCTCAGCGATGAACAACTGCGTCAGTTGCGAGAACAGCGGATGCGCCGCTTTTTGAAACGCCGCCGTCCCAAGGATTTTCGCGACAATAACTCACCCAACTGGACGCGCCATGCTTTCTTTGAAAAGTTTGGCTGTCATCCCAAGGATGAATGGCTGCGCGGCTGTATTTTTGGGGATGCTCCCACCGACAGCGATCGCCAACGCTACAAGCAATACCTGATGGCGATCGCCCAGCAGCAGCGCAAACCCCTCACCTGGGTGATTGAAGAATTTCAGCTTGAATTTGGGGCAGAGCAGTGGAAAGCTCAGTTTCCTGAATTATTCCGGTAG
- a CDS encoding YciI family protein translates to MPKYVLWGRYCENVLEKRAPYRQAHLDGLQQQKDLGVLLTIGPTQDVTQVFGLYEAEDEATVRRWIEGDPYWQHGIWTEYEVKEWIQAF, encoded by the coding sequence ATGCCGAAATATGTTTTGTGGGGTCGCTACTGCGAGAATGTGCTAGAGAAGCGCGCTCCTTACCGCCAAGCTCATTTGGATGGGCTACAACAGCAGAAAGACTTAGGCGTCTTGCTCACCATTGGGCCAACCCAAGATGTCACCCAGGTTTTTGGGCTCTACGAAGCCGAGGATGAAGCTACCGTGCGCCGCTGGATCGAAGGGGATCCCTATTGGCAACACGGTATCTGGACAGAATATGAGGTGAAGGAGTGGATCCAGGCGTTTTAG
- a CDS encoding alpha/beta hydrolase, producing MPIALNVHIAGQGFPILCLHGHPGSSRCMEVFTQPLSQQFQMIAPDLRGYGGSPAHHAFTMQDHLADLHQLLDQLNIDRYIALGWSLGGILAMELALSHGDRLAGLILVATAAHPRSNHPPVRWMEVANTGIASIVNRLVPGWQWNIDTFGRRSLYQYLIQRHTPSTYQYLADAALSAYLQTSRHATAALNQAIRSGYNRTADLSSIACPALVLAGECDRHIMASASAETAQQLQQGQFQQYPNTAHLFPWEVPQDMITDIQAWLADLQIHPADPPG from the coding sequence ATGCCCATAGCCCTTAATGTGCATATTGCAGGTCAAGGATTTCCGATCCTATGTCTCCACGGCCACCCTGGCTCTAGCCGCTGCATGGAGGTGTTTACGCAACCCCTATCGCAGCAATTTCAGATGATTGCACCCGATCTGCGAGGCTATGGAGGCAGTCCAGCTCACCATGCCTTTACCATGCAGGATCATCTAGCCGACCTGCATCAGTTACTCGATCAGCTTAATATCGATCGCTATATCGCTTTGGGCTGGTCGCTGGGGGGCATTTTAGCGATGGAACTAGCGCTGTCTCACGGCGATCGCCTGGCTGGACTGATCTTGGTGGCCACAGCGGCCCATCCTCGCAGCAATCATCCGCCGGTGAGATGGATGGAGGTGGCGAATACGGGAATTGCCTCAATCGTGAATCGCCTTGTTCCTGGCTGGCAGTGGAACATTGACACCTTTGGACGGCGATCGCTCTACCAATATCTCATTCAGCGGCATACGCCCAGCACCTACCAATACCTTGCCGATGCCGCCCTCAGTGCGTATCTACAAACCTCACGCCACGCGACCGCAGCTCTCAACCAAGCGATTCGCTCGGGCTACAATCGCACAGCAGATCTATCCTCTATTGCATGCCCCGCCTTAGTTCTAGCCGGAGAATGCGATCGCCACATCATGGCTAGCGCCAGCGCTGAAACAGCCCAACAGCTGCAGCAAGGGCAATTTCAGCAATACCCCAATACGGCGCACCTTTTTCCTTGGGAAGTTCCGCAGGACATGATCACAGATATCCAAGCCTGGCTAGCCGATCTCCAGATCCACCCTGCAGACCCGCCTGGCTAG
- a CDS encoding DUF1816 domain-containing protein, giving the protein MSDIWLSMLEFLGQAWWAEVITDNPRCTYYFGPFASSSEAESAKAGYVADLRQEGATNIRVTIKRCKPDPKDLTLYEGAEEDDAALQVGGLPIFSS; this is encoded by the coding sequence ATGAGTGATATTTGGTTAAGTATGCTGGAATTTCTGGGGCAGGCCTGGTGGGCTGAGGTTATTACCGATAACCCGCGCTGCACCTACTATTTCGGCCCGTTTGCAAGTTCGAGTGAAGCCGAGTCAGCCAAGGCTGGCTATGTTGCAGATTTGCGGCAAGAAGGTGCAACCAATATTCGAGTGACGATTAAGCGTTGTAAGCCAGATCCCAAAGATCTCACTCTCTATGAGGGCGCAGAGGAAGATGATGCTGCCTTGCAGGTTGGAGGCTTGCCTATCTTTAGCAGCTAG
- the hetR gene encoding heterocyst differentiation master regulator HetR, with the protein MTNDVDLIKHLSPSAMDQIMLYLAFSAMRTSGHRHGAFLDAAATAAKCAIYMTYLEQGQNLRMTGHLHHIEPKRVKVIVEEVRQALTEGKLLKMLGSQEPRYLIQLPYVWLEQYPWVPGQHRISGSSLTPDEKRQLEEKLPDVIPDAQLLNSFQFMDVIEFLHMRSQENLPSERCLPLSEALAEHIKRRLIYSGTVTKVDSPWGLPFYALTRASYSPADEEERTYIMVEDTARYFRLMRGWAERQPKVVRILEELDIPSDRLEQALDELDEVIRNWADRYHEAGGDPTVLQMVIGPKDD; encoded by the coding sequence ATGACCAATGATGTTGACCTGATCAAACACCTTAGTCCGAGCGCAATGGATCAGATTATGCTGTACCTTGCGTTCAGCGCCATGCGCACCAGTGGACACCGGCACGGTGCCTTCTTAGATGCAGCGGCTACGGCTGCCAAGTGTGCGATTTATATGACGTACCTTGAGCAGGGGCAAAACCTCCGCATGACCGGTCATTTGCATCATATTGAGCCCAAGCGGGTCAAGGTCATTGTTGAGGAAGTGCGCCAAGCCTTAACGGAGGGCAAGCTACTGAAAATGCTGGGGTCTCAAGAACCTCGGTATTTGATCCAGCTACCCTACGTATGGTTAGAGCAATATCCATGGGTTCCAGGGCAGCACCGCATTTCCGGGTCAAGCCTGACCCCCGATGAAAAACGTCAGCTAGAAGAGAAGCTACCCGACGTTATTCCTGACGCTCAGCTCCTCAACTCGTTCCAGTTTATGGACGTGATTGAGTTTCTCCACATGCGATCGCAGGAAAACTTACCGTCGGAACGCTGTCTGCCGTTGAGTGAAGCACTGGCAGAACATATTAAACGTCGCCTCATTTACTCCGGTACCGTCACTAAGGTGGACTCTCCTTGGGGGCTCCCTTTCTACGCACTAACCCGAGCCTCATACTCTCCGGCCGATGAAGAAGAGCGCACCTACATCATGGTGGAAGATACCGCTCGGTATTTCCGGCTCATGCGGGGCTGGGCCGAGCGCCAGCCCAAGGTGGTTCGCATTCTAGAAGAATTAGACATTCCTAGCGATCGCCTCGAACAGGCGCTAGACGAGCTAGATGAAGTCATTCGTAACTGGGCCGATCGCTACCATGAAGCGGGAGGCGATCCAACGGTTCTACAAATGGTGATTGGCCCTAAGGATGATTGA
- a CDS encoding protein-arginine deiminase family protein, whose product MACLGGMLALLLVLLHTCVWSPLSARLARPDTPLVVAGDTNRDGRLSRDDRRDRHLWTWESGMLILANVDDDDGNGIADAADTVVNGPADEQDLAIATITLTPGQLSSSSELWVDVNLESRLAVNLFQRVDDQWQFLDLSRPVPLTVPPRSSQMNDPIVLTLGIEAKQFAETNWSGLTRLTVRLQDEKRRAIATDAIALRVAPWLMLPNSARTTDLYIGVGYYENDRMRSQLERILPRLGVTLHEYESDNWQDMWTQDMMEIGYQEIPGHPGMHVVLRANRDDEQYPKTLLGPDVGYITVGEPRNLNVADELADWFGNLEVTPPIEGFPLGRSYYGRNTKTGVEMHPMVVDFLRRQGVQTPLWLDTSWLLIKHVDELISFVPAPEGQPYVLVHDMEDGIKLLQDLRSQGAGEEWIGEPPITVNEALETYRSISSRMQRSVLDRIIRMVKQDLKIDEDRIIRLPVVFTGLRNASTLWSNSVNSVFINGTLILGDPHAPLVNGEDYIQRVIRQRLAQARIRVEFVDDTPYQANHGNVHCATNTKRQTLRPQFWSYLSSS is encoded by the coding sequence ATGGCTTGTCTGGGCGGTATGTTGGCACTACTGCTCGTGTTGCTGCATACCTGTGTTTGGAGTCCATTGAGTGCTCGTCTTGCGCGCCCAGATACTCCCTTAGTGGTGGCGGGCGATACCAATCGGGATGGCAGACTGTCTAGGGATGATAGGCGCGATCGCCATCTGTGGACTTGGGAGTCTGGGATGTTGATCTTGGCCAATGTGGATGATGATGACGGCAACGGCATCGCTGATGCAGCGGATACGGTGGTGAATGGCCCGGCGGATGAACAGGATTTAGCGATCGCCACCATTACCCTCACGCCTGGGCAACTATCCTCCTCCTCAGAGTTGTGGGTTGACGTGAATCTGGAGTCGCGTCTGGCCGTCAACCTATTCCAGCGCGTGGACGATCAATGGCAGTTCCTTGATCTCAGTCGTCCAGTGCCCTTAACGGTTCCGCCTAGAAGCTCCCAGATGAATGATCCCATTGTGCTAACGCTGGGGATTGAGGCGAAGCAATTTGCTGAAACTAATTGGTCTGGGCTAACGCGTCTAACCGTGCGTCTGCAGGATGAAAAACGCCGAGCGATCGCCACCGATGCGATCGCCTTGCGGGTGGCTCCCTGGCTGATGCTGCCCAATTCTGCCCGCACCACGGATCTTTATATCGGCGTAGGCTACTACGAGAACGACCGAATGCGATCGCAGCTAGAGCGCATTCTGCCGCGATTGGGCGTGACCCTGCATGAGTATGAAAGCGACAACTGGCAGGACATGTGGACCCAGGACATGATGGAAATTGGCTACCAGGAAATACCAGGGCATCCAGGGATGCATGTGGTACTACGCGCCAATCGAGACGATGAACAATATCCCAAAACCTTGCTGGGCCCCGATGTTGGTTATATCACCGTGGGTGAGCCGCGCAATCTAAATGTGGCGGATGAGCTGGCCGACTGGTTTGGCAATCTGGAGGTGACGCCGCCGATTGAGGGGTTTCCCCTAGGGCGATCGTACTATGGTCGCAACACCAAAACCGGGGTTGAGATGCACCCGATGGTCGTAGATTTCCTGCGGCGGCAGGGGGTGCAAACGCCCCTATGGCTGGATACCTCTTGGCTGCTGATTAAGCATGTAGATGAACTGATTAGCTTCGTTCCGGCTCCCGAGGGGCAGCCCTATGTGCTGGTTCACGACATGGAAGACGGGATTAAACTATTGCAGGACTTGCGATCCCAGGGAGCAGGGGAGGAATGGATTGGGGAACCGCCGATCACCGTTAATGAAGCCCTAGAAACCTATCGTTCGATCAGCTCACGGATGCAGCGCTCTGTGCTCGATCGCATCATCCGTATGGTGAAGCAAGACCTGAAGATTGATGAGGATCGGATTATTCGCTTGCCGGTGGTGTTTACGGGGCTGCGCAATGCTTCTACGCTCTGGTCGAATTCGGTGAACTCGGTCTTTATCAACGGTACGCTGATCCTAGGCGATCCCCACGCGCCGCTGGTGAATGGCGAAGACTACATTCAACGGGTGATTCGCCAGCGCTTAGCCCAGGCTAGAATTCGGGTTGAGTTTGTAGATGACACTCCCTACCAGGCCAACCACGGCAATGTCCACTGTGCTACCAACACCAAACGACAGACCCTGCGTCCCCAGTTTTGGTCTTATCTCTCATCCAGTTAG
- the radC gene encoding DNA repair protein RadC, with amino-acid sequence MTYHLRVTDLPSSERPRERLMLHGAKSLSTAELIAILLGTGQGPGKLSAVGLGQHILHKISEHQRDALTVLRDITASELMQIQGVGPAKATTILAAIELGKRVLHSRPSDRPIIDDPAIAASILSPDLMWQSQERFAVVLLDVKNRLIGTQVITIGTATETLAHPREIFREVIRQGATRLIVAHNHPSGSVDPSPEDLYLTRQLLEAGQLLGMPLLDHLILGNGTHASLRQRTPLWQELPQGD; translated from the coding sequence ATGACCTACCATCTCAGAGTGACCGATTTACCGAGTAGCGAACGCCCTCGGGAACGATTGATGCTCCACGGAGCCAAGAGCCTGTCTACGGCAGAGCTGATTGCAATTTTGTTGGGTACGGGGCAAGGCCCAGGCAAGCTGTCTGCTGTGGGTCTAGGGCAGCATATTTTGCATAAAATCAGCGAACATCAGCGGGATGCTCTGACGGTGCTGCGCGATATCACCGCCTCGGAGCTGATGCAGATTCAGGGTGTTGGCCCTGCCAAAGCCACCACCATTTTGGCGGCCATTGAACTCGGTAAACGGGTGCTGCATTCTCGCCCCAGCGATCGCCCGATTATTGACGATCCAGCGATCGCCGCCTCAATTTTAAGTCCAGACTTGATGTGGCAATCCCAAGAACGATTCGCCGTTGTCTTGCTCGATGTCAAAAATCGCCTGATCGGTACCCAGGTGATTACGATTGGCACAGCCACCGAAACCCTGGCCCATCCTCGCGAAATCTTTCGGGAGGTGATTCGCCAAGGAGCCACTCGCTTGATTGTGGCCCACAACCATCCCTCCGGCAGCGTAGACCCTAGCCCTGAAGATCTCTATCTCACGCGCCAACTCTTAGAGGCAGGGCAACTCCTTGGTATGCCCCTGTTGGATCATCTAATCTTGGGCAACGGCACCCACGCCAGTCTTCGCCAACGGACGCCGTTATGGCAGGAACTTCCCCAGGGAGATTAG
- the rlmB gene encoding 23S rRNA (guanosine(2251)-2'-O)-methyltransferase RlmB: MAPKPNRSRSSSDRPYDRASRPSSGRPYKGKARPGAPSSSTDQPIQRKRRVDPTSDAKPYKRRAESDAKPYKRRIESDANPSYKRRVDPASDAKPYKRRVDQEAPVADDAPRPRLKKSGRDRPPRFRSEATSSRRPVESLPPEADPSDILSDDDAQSDLIYGRHSVVSALESERSLNRIWITAKLRYDPRFYTLLQEAKRQGTVIDEVTPQRISHLTRHANHQGVAAQVTPYQYLDLAELITTAKSKAEKPVLIAIDGVTDPHNLGAIARTAEALGAQGIVIPQRRSVGITSTVMKVAAGALETLPVARVVNLSQALEELKQAGFWIYGTAANAADKPIHTVTFDSATVLVIGGEGEGLSVLTQRHCDALVSVPLQGRTPSLNASVAAGMALYEIYRQRWNNTVHMNALQKKSNGV, from the coding sequence ATGGCTCCTAAACCTAATCGTTCAAGATCATCTAGCGATCGCCCCTATGATCGGGCTAGTCGTCCATCCTCTGGTCGTCCTTATAAGGGCAAAGCTCGTCCGGGTGCGCCATCCTCCTCAACGGATCAGCCCATTCAGCGTAAACGTCGGGTTGATCCTACCTCCGATGCCAAGCCTTACAAGCGTCGGGCTGAATCTGATGCTAAGCCCTACAAGCGTCGGATTGAATCTGATGCTAACCCTTCCTACAAGCGCCGGGTTGACCCTGCTTCAGACGCTAAGCCCTACAAGCGTCGGGTTGACCAAGAAGCACCGGTCGCCGATGATGCGCCTCGGCCTCGGCTGAAGAAGTCAGGGCGCGATCGCCCCCCCCGTTTCCGATCTGAAGCCACGTCGTCTCGCCGTCCGGTAGAATCCTTACCGCCTGAGGCTGATCCCAGTGATATCTTATCCGACGATGATGCGCAATCTGACCTGATCTATGGACGGCACAGTGTTGTTTCGGCCCTAGAAAGCGAGCGCAGCCTCAACCGCATCTGGATTACTGCTAAGTTACGTTACGATCCCCGCTTTTATACCCTGCTCCAAGAGGCTAAACGTCAGGGAACCGTCATTGATGAAGTCACCCCTCAGCGCATTAGTCACCTAACTCGCCATGCCAATCATCAAGGGGTCGCGGCCCAGGTCACACCCTACCAGTATTTAGACTTAGCAGAGCTAATTACGACGGCTAAGTCTAAGGCTGAAAAGCCTGTCCTGATTGCCATTGACGGAGTGACTGATCCCCACAATTTAGGGGCGATCGCTCGAACTGCGGAGGCTCTCGGTGCCCAGGGGATCGTGATCCCCCAGAGGCGATCGGTGGGGATCACGTCCACCGTCATGAAGGTAGCGGCTGGAGCTTTAGAAACTCTTCCAGTTGCAAGGGTTGTCAATCTTAGCCAAGCCTTGGAAGAATTGAAACAGGCAGGGTTTTGGATCTATGGAACTGCCGCCAATGCCGCAGATAAACCCATTCACACCGTGACCTTTGATAGTGCAACGGTACTGGTGATTGGCGGAGAAGGGGAAGGATTAAGCGTGTTAACCCAACGCCATTGTGATGCACTTGTGTCTGTGCCGCTGCAGGGGCGCACTCCCAGCTTGAATGCGTCGGTTGCGGCAGGGATGGCGCTGTATGAAATCTATCGGCAGCGATGGAACAATACGGTGCATATGAATGCTTTACAAAAAAAGAGCAACGGAGTATAA
- the gatA gene encoding Asp-tRNA(Asn)/Glu-tRNA(Gln) amidotransferase subunit GatA: MSFIRELHHQLIRKERSAVEITQDALDRITALEPQLHSFLHITAELALERAKQVDRQLAAGETLGLLAGIPMGIKDNLCTQGIPTTCGSRILQQFVPPYESTVTQKLTDAGAIMMGKTNMDEFAMGSSTENSAYQLTANPWDLERVPGGSSGGSAAAVAAGECVVSLGSDTGGSIRQPASFCGVVGMKPTYGRVSRYGLVAYASSLDQIGPFGRTVEDAAILLEAIAGYDPQDATSLKVDVPSYTAGLTPELKPGTRVGIIQETFGEGLDPVVAEAVQAAVQQLQAMGAEVVEISCPKFRYGLPTYYIIAPSEASANLARYDGVKYGFRSDEGDNLISMYAKTRAEGFGPEVKRRIMIGTYALSAGYYDAYYLKAQKVRTLIKQDFERAFDQVDVLVCPTAPTTAFKAGEKVDDPISMYLSDLMTIPVNLAGLPALSLPCGWDAQGMPIGLQLIGNVLQEASLLQVAYAYEQATDWHKRRPSLDTVA, translated from the coding sequence ATGTCATTCATCCGCGAGTTGCACCATCAACTCATCCGTAAGGAGCGATCGGCTGTTGAGATTACCCAGGATGCCCTGGATCGGATCACAGCTTTAGAGCCCCAGCTTCATAGCTTTTTGCACATCACGGCTGAGCTAGCCCTAGAACGCGCCAAGCAGGTCGATCGCCAACTGGCTGCTGGGGAAACCCTAGGGCTCTTGGCGGGTATTCCTATGGGCATCAAAGATAATCTTTGCACCCAGGGAATTCCCACCACCTGCGGATCGCGGATTTTGCAGCAGTTTGTGCCGCCCTACGAGTCTACGGTGACCCAAAAGCTGACGGATGCCGGAGCCATCATGATGGGTAAAACCAACATGGATGAGTTTGCCATGGGTAGCTCGACGGAAAACTCGGCCTATCAACTAACGGCCAATCCTTGGGATCTGGAACGGGTGCCTGGCGGTTCCTCCGGCGGTTCGGCGGCGGCGGTGGCGGCGGGTGAATGTGTGGTGTCCCTTGGGTCGGATACGGGGGGCTCTATTCGTCAGCCTGCGTCCTTCTGCGGTGTGGTGGGCATGAAGCCTACCTATGGGCGGGTGTCTCGCTATGGGCTGGTGGCCTATGCATCTTCGTTGGATCAGATTGGCCCCTTCGGGCGCACGGTGGAAGATGCGGCGATTTTGCTGGAAGCGATCGCTGGCTATGATCCCCAAGATGCGACCAGTCTGAAGGTAGACGTTCCTAGCTATACGGCGGGTTTAACCCCAGAGCTGAAGCCCGGTACCAGGGTTGGCATTATCCAAGAAACCTTTGGTGAAGGGCTCGATCCAGTGGTGGCTGAGGCGGTGCAGGCGGCGGTGCAGCAACTGCAGGCCATGGGGGCGGAGGTCGTTGAAATTTCCTGTCCTAAGTTCCGCTATGGGCTGCCGACCTACTACATCATTGCGCCGTCGGAAGCGTCGGCCAACCTGGCTCGCTACGACGGGGTGAAGTATGGGTTTCGGAGTGATGAAGGCGATAACCTGATCTCGATGTATGCCAAAACGCGGGCAGAGGGCTTTGGCCCCGAGGTGAAGCGCCGGATCATGATCGGCACCTATGCCCTGTCTGCTGGCTATTACGACGCCTACTACCTCAAGGCTCAGAAGGTGCGCACCTTAATTAAGCAAGACTTTGAGCGGGCGTTTGACCAGGTGGACGTGTTGGTCTGCCCCACGGCACCGACAACCGCCTTCAAGGCTGGGGAAAAGGTAGATGATCCCATCAGCATGTATCTGTCGGACTTGATGACCATTCCGGTGAACCTGGCGGGGCTACCGGCCCTAAGCCTACCCTGCGGTTGGGATGCCCAAGGGATGCCCATTGGTCTGCAGTTGATTGGCAATGTTCTGCAAGAAGCATCGCTGCTGCAGGTTGCCTATGCCTATGAGCAGGCCACGGATTGGCACAAACGTCGTCCATCTTTGGATACGGTTGCTTAG
- a CDS encoding ribonuclease III domain-containing protein gives MGADPSLIWSNEQVQRLSPAALAYIGDAVYELYVRQLYLFPPKRPRLYHQLVVSQVRAEQQARYLDVLQPFLTEHEKEMVRRGRNAASNRPSRHDQSIYQQSTGLEALVGYLHLTDPQRLQYLLDILKPEVLSASAS, from the coding sequence ATGGGGGCTGACCCATCGTTGATTTGGTCTAATGAGCAAGTTCAGCGCCTTTCCCCAGCAGCTTTAGCCTATATAGGTGATGCTGTGTATGAGTTGTATGTAAGGCAGTTATACCTATTTCCCCCCAAGCGTCCTCGGTTGTACCATCAGCTTGTGGTGTCTCAGGTTCGGGCAGAGCAACAGGCGAGGTATCTCGATGTGTTGCAACCTTTTCTGACAGAGCATGAGAAGGAAATGGTTCGACGGGGCCGTAACGCTGCATCCAATCGCCCATCGCGCCATGACCAAAGCATATATCAACAATCAACAGGATTAGAAGCGTTAGTGGGATATTTGCATCTGACTGATCCCCAGAGGTTGCAATACTTGCTGGATATTCTCAAGCCGGAGGTGCTGTCAGCAAGCGCGTCTTAA
- a CDS encoding STAS domain-containing protein, which translates to MIELNDKEAAIPETLTLTVSLRGTREVKSSYQLFRLAGLLDAFSEPTFRKVFSAYADEDPKNLILDLSQIDFVDSSGLGALVQLVKKVQTAGGSMQIVTNPRVTQTVKLVRLEKFLALQPSVDVAIENVNKPAD; encoded by the coding sequence TTGATTGAGTTAAATGATAAGGAGGCCGCCATTCCGGAAACACTCACTCTAACGGTCAGTTTGCGAGGCACGAGAGAGGTTAAAAGCAGCTATCAGCTATTTCGGCTGGCTGGTTTGCTGGATGCCTTTTCTGAACCGACTTTCCGCAAAGTGTTCAGCGCCTACGCCGATGAAGATCCCAAAAACCTCATCCTAGATCTGTCCCAAATTGACTTTGTAGACAGCTCTGGTTTGGGGGCGCTTGTCCAGCTCGTTAAAAAAGTGCAAACTGCTGGGGGAAGTATGCAAATTGTGACCAACCCCCGCGTGACGCAAACGGTTAAGCTTGTGCGGCTAGAGAAGTTCTTGGCGCTGCAGCCGTCGGTGGATGTCGCGATCGAGAATGTCAACAAGCCGGCAGACTAG